Proteins from a single region of Primulina tabacum isolate GXHZ01 chromosome 5, ASM2559414v2, whole genome shotgun sequence:
- the LOC142545174 gene encoding putative transcriptional regulatory protein At2g25830 isoform X2, whose protein sequence is MVPPSSTIRAFGSIIVRFSNGFSLKPSSSCSYRRTGLLSTKLSFFSCYSSGPWVSFYGPPCDTSKRKIWTSTPLCMGRRSCKIAGRKTTQDAKKAKLYARFGKEVVSAVKKGGSSPISNTTLAALFEKAKELDIPRDILDRNIKRASEKDQEAYIEKFYEVYGYGGVGMIVSVLTDKVNRSVAAIREVVKDCGGKMADSGSIMFKFKRARVVNIKAAESDKDQLLALALDAGADDVIEPSIDDDDTEEDSERSTTKLWT, encoded by the exons ATGGTGCCTCCATCTTCTACAATCAGAGCATTCGGTTCGATAATTGTCAGATTCTCAAATGGGTTTTCTCTTAAACCCTCCAGCTCCTGCTCTTATCGTA GAACTGGTTTGTTGAGTACAAAGCTGTCGTTTTTTTCGTGCTATTCTTCTGGCCCTTGGGTTTCATTTTACGGGCCTCCATGTGATACTTCCAAAAGAAAGATATGGACTAGCACTCCTCTGTGTATGGGAAGGCGCTCCTGCAAAATTGCCGGCAGAAAG ACCACCCAGGACGCAAAGAAAGCAAAACTGTACGCTAGATTTGGGAAGGAGGTTGTATCTGC GGTCAAGAAAGGTGGTTCAAGTCCGATATCTAACACAACTTTAGCTGCTTTATTCGAGAAAGCCAAGGAGCTTGATATACCAAGGGATATTCTAGATCGTAATATCAAGAGAGCTTCAGAGAAAGACCAGGAAGCCTACATAGAAAAATTCTATGAG GTCTATGGTTATGGTGGAGTGGGTATGATAGTTTCGGTGTTAACAGATAAAGTAAACAGATCAGTGGCAGCTATTAGAGAGGTAGTGAAGGACTGTGGTGGGAAAATGGCAGATTCTGGATCCATCATGTTCAAGTTTAAACGTGCTCGGGTTGTGAATATAAAGGCAGCAGAATCCGACAAAGATCAACTTCTTGCTCTTGCCTTAGATGCtggtgctgatgatgtcatcGAACCGTCCATCGATGACGATGACACTGAAGAGGATTCAGAAAG GTCGACGACGAAGCTATGGACTTGA
- the LOC142545174 gene encoding putative transcriptional regulatory protein At2g25830 isoform X1, giving the protein MVPPSSTIRAFGSIIVRFSNGFSLKPSSSCSYRRTGLLSTKLSFFSCYSSGPWVSFYGPPCDTSKRKIWTSTPLCMGRRSCKIAGRKTTQDAKKAKLYARFGKEVVSAVKKGGSSPISNTTLAALFEKAKELDIPRDILDRNIKRASEKDQEAYIEKFYEVYGYGGVGMIVSVLTDKVNRSVAAIREVVKDCGGKMADSGSIMFKFKRARVVNIKAAESDKDQLLALALDAGADDVIEPSIDDDDTEEDSERYIKIVSSMDNYPVILSKLREEEITFETDNGFELLPLTPIEVDDEAMDLNKELMSRLLELDDVDAVYTDQK; this is encoded by the exons ATGGTGCCTCCATCTTCTACAATCAGAGCATTCGGTTCGATAATTGTCAGATTCTCAAATGGGTTTTCTCTTAAACCCTCCAGCTCCTGCTCTTATCGTA GAACTGGTTTGTTGAGTACAAAGCTGTCGTTTTTTTCGTGCTATTCTTCTGGCCCTTGGGTTTCATTTTACGGGCCTCCATGTGATACTTCCAAAAGAAAGATATGGACTAGCACTCCTCTGTGTATGGGAAGGCGCTCCTGCAAAATTGCCGGCAGAAAG ACCACCCAGGACGCAAAGAAAGCAAAACTGTACGCTAGATTTGGGAAGGAGGTTGTATCTGC GGTCAAGAAAGGTGGTTCAAGTCCGATATCTAACACAACTTTAGCTGCTTTATTCGAGAAAGCCAAGGAGCTTGATATACCAAGGGATATTCTAGATCGTAATATCAAGAGAGCTTCAGAGAAAGACCAGGAAGCCTACATAGAAAAATTCTATGAG GTCTATGGTTATGGTGGAGTGGGTATGATAGTTTCGGTGTTAACAGATAAAGTAAACAGATCAGTGGCAGCTATTAGAGAGGTAGTGAAGGACTGTGGTGGGAAAATGGCAGATTCTGGATCCATCATGTTCAAGTTTAAACGTGCTCGGGTTGTGAATATAAAGGCAGCAGAATCCGACAAAGATCAACTTCTTGCTCTTGCCTTAGATGCtggtgctgatgatgtcatcGAACCGTCCATCGATGACGATGACACTGAAGAGGATTCAGAAAG ATATATTAAGATCGTGAGTTCGATGGATAACTACCCAGTCATCTTATCAAAACTGCGGGAAGAAGAAATTACTTTTGAAACTGACAATGGATTTGAGCTTCTTCCTTTAACGCCTATTGAG GTCGACGACGAAGCTATGGACTTGAACAAAGAATTGATGTCCAGATTACTTGAACTTGACGATGTTGATGCCGTGTATACTGATCAGAAATGA
- the LOC142545079 gene encoding protein FAR1-RELATED SEQUENCE 5-like has translation MEFVSLEDTFSFYNQYAREAGFSARISNSKKNKITNEVVWKKFVCFKEGRTDENRSNKQEKGDQPKNERARGEVRTGCKSKISVVKKQTGPNWIVSTFMKSHNHPLSTPSKVHLLRSHRNISASKKALTQQFLEANVPTCQQLRLLEIEYGGPEHVGCTERDIRNFEKKLRDEQKVIDAETLIEFFASEKDKNSSFFFDYETYSDKRFSMCFWADPVSRRANSVFGDVVVFDTTYNTNKYGMIFAPFVGVNHHHQTIVFGCGFLTDEKTQSFVWLFNKFIEAMPKGAPNLIITDQDPAMAKAIAQVFPKTVHRYCLWHILNKFPDKLNPMTFRDHYRSIKNVIQNSTTPDEFEKSWEDVIKCANLEQNDWLSLMYELRPKWVPIYFNHIFCAGMSSSQRSESSHAFFKRYVSNKNSLMDFITRFNRALRH, from the coding sequence ATGGAATTCGTATCATTAGAGGATACATTTTCGTTCTATAACCAATACGCACGAGAAGCAGGATTTAGCGCAAGAATAAGCAACAGCAAAAAAAATAAGATAACAAATGAAGTTGTTTGGAAGAAATTTGTATGCTTTAAAGAAGGGCGTACAGACGAAAATCGGTcgaataaacaagaaaaaggtGATCAACCGAAAAATGAAAGAGCTCGCGGCGAAGTTAGAACTGGATGTAAGTCAAAGATTTCAGTTGTCAAGAAACAAACTGGTCCTAATTGGATTGTCAGTACATTCATGAAAAGCCATAATCATCCACTCTCGACTCCTTCGAAGGTGCATTTACTACGCTCACATCGTAATATTTCGGCATCAAAGAAAGCATTGACTCAACAGTTTTTAGAAGCCAATGTGCCAACTTGTCAACAACTGCGATTATTGGAAATAGAGTATGGAGGGCCCGAGCATGTAGGTTGTACTGAAAGAGATATTAGAAACTTTGAGAAAAAGCTAAGAGATGAACAAAAGGTTATCGATGCCGAAACATTGATTGAGTTCTTTGCATCTGAGAAAGACAAGAATTCCTCATTTTTCTTTGATTATGAGACTTATTCAGATAAAAGATTTAGCATGTGTTTTTGGGCAGATCCTGTGTCAAGGAGGGCAAACAGTGTATTTGGTGATGTTGTGGTGTTTGATACGACGTATAACACTAATAAATATGGTATGATTTTCGCACCATTTGTAGGagttaatcatcatcatcagaCAATTGTGTTTGGTTGCGGTTTTTTAACTGACGAGAAAACTCAGTCTTTTGTTTGGTTGTTTAACAAGTTCATAGAAGCAATGCCTAAAGGTGCACCAAACTTGATAATCACTGACCAAGATCCTGCTATGGCGAAAGCCATTGCACAAGTTTTCCCTAAAACAGTGCATCGATATTGTTTGTGGCACATATTGAACAAATTCCCAGATAAATTAAACCCTATGACTTTTCGTGACCATTATCGAAGCATAAAGAATGTCATTCAAAATTCCACAACACCTGATGAATTTGAGAAGTCGTGGGAAGATGTTATCAAGTGTGCTAACTTGGAGCAAAATGATTGGTTGTCATTGATGTATGAATTGCGACCGAAGTGGGTGCCAATATATTTTAACCATATATTTTGTGCCGGAATGTCAAGTAGTCAGAGATCTGAAAGTTCACATGCATTTTTCAAGAGGTACGTCTCTAATAAGAATTCATTGATGGATTTTATCACCCGTTTCAATAGGGCACTCCGGCACTAA
- the LOC142544522 gene encoding protein FAR1-RELATED SEQUENCE 5-like → MNEHPKIKTNWPMEAQMVKVYTKKKYVEFQSEMCESHGYYVQQVCVGAELVVYNVMNFQTCSSSKSRTLNHNKQLDYISCSCMKFEFEGIPCRHMLAFFRINQVSQLPDKYILKRWTRDAKVGAIYAMAEQNVIDDPKMCLMSRHSRLSYKASVVIDDASLTDEGTNFLDEQLDYILKKIKEVNISRTFSNGSQKKKIMDGVFGITDPSEVRTKGCGKRLKSSKEKSTSKTRICRGCGHRGVSHDKRNCPNLHDRSTVDNHHNNDDNTNEEDFASMTGSNNMWTTGIRLDE, encoded by the exons ATGAATGAGCATCCCAAGATCAAGACAAACTGGCCAATGGAAGCTCAAATGGTTAAGGTGTATACGAAAAAAAAATATGTGGAGTTTCAAAGTGAAATGTGTGAGAGTCATGGTTATTACGTGCAACAAGTATGTGTAGGAGCTGAATTAGTGGTTTACAATGTGATGAATTTTCAAACTTGTTCTTCCTCCAAATCAAGGACGCTCAATCATAATAAACAGTTGGATTATATATCATGTAGTTGTATGAAATTTGAGTTTGAGGGCATACCATGCAGACACATGTTAGCTTTTTTTCGTATCAACCAAGTGTCTCAATTGCCTGATAAGTATATACTCAAACGGTGGACACGAGATGCAAAGGTTGGAGCAATATATGCTATGGCTGAGCAAAATGTCATCGACGATCCAAAAATGTGTTTGATGTCAAGACACTCGAGGTTATCCTATAAAGCTTCTGTAGTAATTGATGATGCATCATTGACTGATGAAGGAACAAACTTCTTAGATGAACAATtagattatattttaaaaaaaattaaagaggtTAACATTAGTAGAACATTCAGCAATGGAAgtcaaaagaaaaaaatcatgGATGGGGTCTTTGGTATTACCGATCCTTCTGAAGTAAGAACGAAAGGATGCGGGAAGAGATTGAAATCATCAAAAGAGAAGTCAACCTCGAAGACCAGGATATGTCGTGGATGCGGGCATCGAGGTGTGTCACATGACAAGCGCAACTGTCCAAATTTGCATGACAG ATCAACTGTAGATAATCATCATAACAATGATGACAACACAAATGAAGAAGATTTTGCATCGATGACTG GTTCTAACAACATGTGGACAACTGGAATACGTTTGGATGAATGA